A window of Cydia pomonella isolate Wapato2018A chromosome 22, ilCydPomo1, whole genome shotgun sequence contains these coding sequences:
- the LOC133530195 gene encoding carbonyl reductase [NADPH] 3-like has translation MIDKVALVTGSNQGIGFAIVEELLKREVKYVYVTSRNEQRGLDAINKLKEKGLNPLFHQLEVTNAESVKKCAAYLKLKHGGLDILINNAGVITEDWEKTTYEDAVRVITTNYYAILTIQEHFFPILNQNARVINISSDCGHISNLKNKEWIATLTKKDLKKDDVDAFVNWFLDSVKNGTLKNEDFFQTQLLAYRISKVALSALTIVQQNQIDRNISVNCLHPGFVQTSMTNGSGPFTMEQASKAPVYLALDVDQSVKGQYFWYDKEAKDWRNPNLPLYCDFNVIKQYL, from the coding sequence CGCTATCGTCGAAGAATTACTCAAGAGAGAAGTAAAATATGTCTACGTGACATCTAGGAACGAGCAGCGGGGCCTAGATGCCATCAACAAGCTTAAAGAAAAAGGTTTGAATCCTCTTTTTCATCAGCTAGAAGTCACTAATGCAGAAAGCGTAAAAAAATGCGCGGCTTACTTGAAATTAAAACACGGTGGCTTGGATATACTCATCAATAACGCTGGAGTTATTACGGAAGATTGGGAGAAAACCACATACGAGGACGCAGTTCGAGTTATCACCACAAACTACTACGCCATCCTGACGATCCAGGAGCATTTCTTCCCAATCCTGAATCAGAATGCAAGAGTAATCAACATTTCAAGCGACTGTGGGCACATTTCTAATCTCAAAAACAAGGAATGGATAGCCACATTGACGAAGAAGGATCTAAAGAAAGATGACGTTGATGCATTCGTTAACTGGTTTTTAGACTCAGTCAAAAATGGAACTTTGAAAAACGAGGACTTCTTTCAGACTCAGCTGCTCGCTTATCGGATTTCCAAAGTGGCGCTGAGTGCGTTGACCATCGTGCAACAGAATCAGATTGATAGAAATATTTCTGTGAATTGTCTACATCCTGGATTCGTGCAGACGTCGATGACTAATGGCAGTGGCCCGTTTACCATGGAACAGGCCAGCAAAGCCCCGGTATATTTAGCATTGGACGTGGATCAGTCGGTAAAGGGACAGTATTTCTGGTATGATAAAGAAGCGAAAGATTGGCGGAACCCCAACCTTCCGCTATATTGTGATTTTAATGTGATAAAACAGTATTTGTAA
- the LOC133530194 gene encoding carbonyl reductase [NADPH] 3-like — protein MINKLALVTGSNQGIGFAIVEELLKRGVKNVYVTARNEHRGRDAVDKLKAKGLNPQFHPLEVTNTNSVRRCAEYIKMKHGGLDILINNAGVITESWENTTYDDAVRVINTNYHAILTVQEHFFPILNRNARVINISSDCGHISNLKNKDWIARLTKKDVQKSDIDAFIEWFLNSVKTETWKPEDFFQTQLLAYKISKIALCALTVVQQREIDRNISINSLHPGFVQTSMTTGSGVFTLEEASKAPVYLALDVDQSVKGQYFWYDKEPKDWRNPNLPLYCDYEVLKKYL, from the coding sequence ATGATCAATAAATTAGCATTGGTAACTGGCTCAAATCAGGGCATTGGATTTGCCATAGTGGAGGAATTATTAAAAAGAGGAGTCAAAAATGTCTACGTCACAGCGAGGAACGAGCATAGAGGTAGAGATGCCGTGGATAAGCTTAAAGCCAAAGGTCTGAACCCTCAATTCCACCCGTTAGAAGTCACTAATACAAACAGTGTAAGAAGATGTGCGGAATACATTAAAATGAAACACGGAGGATTGGACATCTTAATCAATAATGCTGGCGTCATAACAGAAAGCTGGGAAAACACTACATACGACGACGCCGTACGAGTTATTAATACTAATTACCACGCTATTCTAACAGTCCAAGAGCATTTCTTCCCGATCCTTAACCGAAACGCGAGAGTTATAAACATCTCCAGCGACTGCGGGCACATTTCTAATCTCAAAAACAAAGACTGGATCGCCAGACTGACGAAAAAGGACGTTCAAAAATCAGACATCGACGCATTTATTGAATGGTTCTTAAATTCCGTGAAGACTGAAACATGGAAACCCGAGGATTTCTTCCAAACACAGTTGCTAGCTTACAAGATTTCCAAGATAGCGCTATGCGCATTGACTGTTGTGCAACAGAGAGAGATTGACAGAAATATTTCCATTAATTCTCTGCACCCCGGATTCGTTCAGACGTCCATGACGACTGGCAGTGGAGTGTTCACGCTGGAAGAGGCAAGCAAGGCCCCGGTGTATTTAGCCCTGGATGTAGACCAGTCGGTGAAGGGGCAGTACTTCTGGTACGACAAGGAGCCAAAGGATTGGCGTAATCCGAACCTGCCGTTATATTGTGATTATGAAgtgcttaaaaaatatttgtaa